The Campylobacter sp. RM10537 genome has a segment encoding these proteins:
- the queF gene encoding preQ(1) synthase, giving the protein MRYGEKEIKEFNVDNMEIWPNDAKNDYIIKITLPEFMCCCPRSGYPDFATIYLEYMPDKFVVELKAIKLYINTFMYRNVSHEASINEIYNTLKDKLKPKWIKVVGDFNPRGNVHTVIECRSDIVVPK; this is encoded by the coding sequence ATGCGTTATGGTGAAAAAGAAATCAAAGAATTTAATGTAGACAATATGGAAATTTGGCCAAATGATGCTAAAAATGATTATATCATAAAGATTACTTTGCCAGAATTTATGTGCTGTTGTCCTAGGAGTGGTTATCCTGATTTTGCAACTATATATCTTGAGTATATGCCTGATAAATTTGTAGTAGAGCTTAAGGCCATAAAACTTTATATAAATACTTTTATGTATAGAAATGTTTCACATGAAGCAAGTATCAATGAAATTTACAACACCCTAAAAGATAAACTCAAACCAAAATGGATCAAAGTTGTAGGAGATTTTAATCCTCGTGGAAATGTTCATACAGTTATAGAATGTCGTAGTGATATTGTAGTACCTAAGTGA
- a CDS encoding outer membrane beta-barrel protein: MNKKLLSIVAGTCLFANLAMADERSGFFIGVDAALMNAKVKADLKHSKSGTNSTFNGDISQTIPVLDLKLGYRLNESHRIYFTYAGSDDFNDFIKTPALYIEGDFSTQKFLLGYDFTPKLFTNTRAVLGVYSGYAKTDVDLKTSFLTLSQNYDGFVYGAKLGAIYEITPHNEIELGVKAEQIHYNTKNFYQNQVGSNFYDPKETNYSAYLGYAYKF; the protein is encoded by the coding sequence ATGAATAAAAAATTATTGAGTATAGTTGCTGGCACGTGCTTATTTGCTAATCTAGCTATGGCAGATGAAAGATCAGGATTTTTTATAGGTGTTGATGCTGCTTTAATGAATGCTAAAGTAAAAGCTGATCTTAAGCATAGTAAAAGTGGTACAAACTCTACTTTTAATGGTGATATTTCACAAACAATTCCGGTTTTAGATCTTAAATTGGGATATCGTTTGAATGAATCTCATAGAATTTATTTTACTTATGCTGGCTCTGATGATTTTAATGATTTTATAAAAACTCCAGCACTTTATATAGAAGGTGATTTTTCTACGCAAAAATTTTTATTGGGTTATGATTTTACTCCAAAGCTTTTTACAAATACAAGGGCGGTTTTAGGTGTGTATTCTGGTTATGCAAAAACAGATGTTGATTTGAAAACTTCATTTTTAACTTTATCTCAAAATTATGATGGTTTTGTTTATGGGGCAAAATTGGGTGCTATCTATGAAATCACTCCGCATAATGAAATAGAATTGGGTGTTAAAGCAGAACAAATACACTATAATACTAAGAATTTTTACCAAAACCAAGTTGGATCAAATTTCTATGATCCTAAAGAAACAAATTATAGTGCTTATTTAGGATATGCTTACAAATTCTAA